In the Besnoitia besnoiti strain Bb-Ger1 chromosome IX, whole genome shotgun sequence genome, AGGCGGAGTGTtccgctgctggcgtctcgccttccgcttATGCGGCTAGTgaaggcgcgcggggagACGCGCATCGCGAGGCGACTTtcagcgagacagaggccggcgctgcaggtcTCCTCAGCGCCCTCGTGAGCGACGCCACGGCCGCGCTGAAGGCGGGAGAGGACGcacgggaggcgcggcgggtgcgggggggcggcgcagaggccgtcgGCTTTCGGCTGCAGCTCACACGGCGGATTCTCGAGCGGGAGGCCGATCGGATGCTTCTGCTGGGCACAGCCAACTACCTCGTGGTGCTGGGGAAGTGAGTGCGGcgacaagaagaagagaaaagagagagaagcgccgAAAGAAAGGCACAGgttgcgcgcgccgcctgagcCACTGAGTCGTGGGGGCGGCTGCGAAAGTGGGACAAGGAGTCTACAGGAGGGGAGGGGCGTCGGAACGGGTACACTCGCTTGGGTGAAACACACTTCCATCACGCGAGGCAAAACACGAAGCGGGCAAGACATAGAGCGCTGAACGTGCGCGCTTCCAAGCGAAAAGCCGCCCTACGGTTGAGCGTGTgtggggggggcggagcggAACAGCGAAAAAGCAAAGAAAATGAAAAGTGGAAGGgcacgagggagagaaggggCGTGTGGGAGGGGGGACTACGCAGTCAGAGAAAGGTGCGCGTAACGCACTTTCTGCCCCCTGCTGAGACACACGCGTGGatgacgcagagaggagtcGACTGATGCCGAAGGAAGAGGGAGATCTTCTAAAGCAAAGCGATCGTCTCTGCACTCGAAGTGGCGTGTTGGCTGTCGCCGTGTGGAGTGTGACGACACTCCGTCAGAAACGCCTGCCTGCCCTTCGTCTGGTAactccgctgcagcagcttttTTGTCCGCACGTCTGCACCGCCGTTTCCCTCTGCAGCAACCGCTTCGCGTGCTCCGCACTgtggcggccgtcgccagTTTTTACGTGTTTTTAATTCGATTCGTCGTTTGCTTTATGTTTGCAGGTCTCTGGGTCTATCTTCGCGGTGCATCAGCGTCGGCTGCGTGTACCTGCACCTCTTCTTCGActcgtttttcttccgcggcctcgagcggaagtgcgccgcggctgcctgcctccTGCTGTCGTGGAAATACGctgaagacggcgaggaatCTAGGTGAGAgggagcagagaagagaaggtgGAAGCGGCAaaagagcgacgcggagatcAAGTGACGGAGCCCACCAGCCTCGACGCAGCAGGctaggcgccggcgcctcgcaggccgtgctggaggggaggggagggggaggggtgCTCCAGCTCGGGCAGCGCGTGTACggtcttctctttctgcgtAGAACAGGAAGGACGCACGTGTCTATTTGGCTTTTTTCACCTCgttctttctctgtctctgaCTTAGGTGTACGCGGAAGCTCTACGACCTGGCGCGCGGTATGTACCGAGTGTCGGTCCAGCAGAAAGTCAGCGATCTGCGCGAGGTTCGCAGCCGCCTTTTGGAGGTTTTAGGAGAGCTCAAGAGGGGGCGCGACGCCCCGGGGCTTCCTCCGAAGGTGCTTGCGGCGTCTGGGGCGTCCCCTAGTGTGTGCACCTCGCccggccgcgagggcgcgccgtcgcggtcgcacgcggaggcgcttgtGGAGACTGTGctggctgaggaggcgctggaggatcTCGCATCGTCCTCGCGCTGGCTGCTGTGCGACTCGGCGATTTCGTTTCGCATCATTTGCCACAAGCTGCGCATCTACGAGAgcgcccttctccgcgcgctgcggttCAACGTAGGACCCGTGCACCtccccttcgccgcgctgcgcctctacGTCAAAGCCTTCCTAACCAAGTGTCCTTCTAcatcctcttcctcgtccgcttcatcggcttcttcctcctcctcgttcgcttcttcttccgacGCGAcacggaggccgccgcctggcCAGCCGCCTTGCCAGCCGCCTTTGTCCCCAGACGCGGCTGGggccctgtctccgcggcgcggcgcgcgctgctgctgcgcctgctggccAGGGCGCGGGCTGAGgtacgcgcagctgcagcgcagcctccacgagggcgcgctgcgcgagttTTTGCTAATCTCGCGGACGCCCTTCGTCCTGGAGCGACCGGCgaccgccctcgccgccgcctgtgtcgtccgcgccgcgatcctcgcgcgcctgcccgcgagcggcgtgGACTCCACAGCGGAGCGAGCCCAACCGACCGAGGAAACGGCAGTagaagcagacgccgaagTGAGAGGCGATTCAAAAGTgaaggcagagacagacgggaaagaagaagccgcagtgagagagggagaggcaaggaggagagaagaagcgaaggtTCTGGACGTGCTGGCGGCGTTCAGCGCGCACGTGGAGAGCTTTTTGGGATTGGTGAATGACCCTCtgggggcggcgcagcgggaggcgtcggcgggggaagacggagacgccTCGGAGGAGTCCAGTtcctcggcggcagcggaggaggccgcggggccGTACGCcgtggacgccgccgcagtgaAGACGGCTCTCGCGGATCTGCGGCAAGCCGCGCAGTGGCAGGACGATCTCTTAAATGACGCCTTTCCGGCTTTTCCGCTgcccttcgcggcggagactgcggataccggcgacgcggacgccgcgggcggtgAAGggaacgcagaggagaaggcggacggaggagaagagcggcggcgcgaggctctcgaggAGGGGCGAAAACGACGCCGCGAAGAccggagaggagacaagtTCGAGAAGCCAAGAGAGGGGCGTGAACACGCccacgcggacgcggaaaaacgctgcgcgcgcgccaagTCGCACAAGAAGGCCCGCGAGGAGTCGAAacccggcgcgcgagagcgagacagccgcgaaGAGCCCAGggacagagaagaaagagatcagcgaaagaagaaacgatgaagcgaaggcagcgaccCCCGCAGCGCCTGAGGCGTCTCGCCCAAGTGGCCCTGTCCCTCTCAGCCCCCCAGCGAGAAAATGAACTCGCCGAAACTCGACATGCAGCTGAGGTCTGCGGAGATCGCGAAAAATGAAAATCAGCGCTCGTAAGGTGgtcccgccgcctcggcttGACTTTTCAGTTACTCATTGTTGCATGCCGACTTGAATCTTCCATTCGCTTCTTCTTTGACCGATGCTCTCGCTGCGCATTCGTGCCGGGGCGCCATGTCGAAGGCG is a window encoding:
- a CDS encoding hypothetical protein (encoded by transcript BESB_014500), translated to MSGAAPPSAAVARLDLRKTSTPAPTLSTAAFSSASCVAPRDAPAAQQSLGCPPRLPQPRRAPAVELAFPSSLAPPPASASRSLNPESWRPPSSSHECSSRTAASPGSLALEANSLSSAASGAVASTPPDDAESALTGRPPVEGARPRSLEARRRAAAARARAAAAAFAHADLAQSKGDREETGSSPREAECSAAGVSPSAYAASEGARGDAHREATFSETEAGAAGLLSALVSDATAALKAGEDAREARRVRGGGAEAVGFRLQLTRRILEREADRMLLLGTANYLVVLGKSLGLSSRCISVGCVYLHLFFDSFFFRGLERKCAAAACLLLSWKYAEDGEESRCTRKLYDLARGMYRVSVQQKVSDLREVRSRLLEVLGELKRGRDAPGLPPKVLAASGASPSVCTSPGREGAPSRSHAEALVETVLAEEALEDLASSSRWLLCDSAISFRIICHKLRIYESALLRALRFNVGPVHLPFAALRLYVKAFLTKCPSTSSSSSASSASSSSSFASSSDATRRPPPGQPPCQPPLSPDAAGALSPRRGARCCCACWPGRGLRYAQLQRSLHEGALREFLLISRTPFVLERPATALAAACVVRAAILARLPASGVDSTAERAQPTEETAVEADAEVRGDSKVKAETDGKEEAAVREGEARRREEAKVLDVLAAFSAHVESFLGLVNDPLGAAQREASAGEDGDASEESSSSAAAEEAAGPYAVDAAAVKTALADLRQAAQWQDDLLNDAFPAFPLPFAAETADTGDADAAGGEGNAEEKADGGEERRREALEEGRKRRREDRRGDKFEKPREGREHAHADAEKRCARAKSHKKAREESKPGARERDSREEPRDREERDQRKKKR